Sequence from the Deinococcus malanensis genome:
TTACGGTCGAGCGCTACAGCCACGTCATGCACATCGTGTCGACGGTCGCTGGCCAGCTTCGAAGCGGTCAGACCCCACTCCACGCCCTAGCCAGTGTGCTGCCGATGGGAACTGTCAGTGGCGCGCCCAAGATCCGGGCCATGGAGATCATCGACGAACTCGAGCCCGTCAGACGCGGCCCCTACGGCGGTGCTTTCGGCTATATCGCCTTCGACGGCAGCCTCGACATGGCGCTGACCCTGCGCACGATGGTAATTGCCGGTGGAAGGCTTCATATTCAGGCCGGAGCCGGCGTGGTGGCCGACAGCGACCCGGCCAGTGAGGAACTCGAGACCCGGAGCAAGGCCGCCGCGCTGATGCGTGCGGTGGAACTTGCCGCTGGAGGACTGTGATGCTCATGGGTCGAGCCCGGCCGTCTGGCCTGCTGGCTATACCCACCCTGCAACTGTCGCTGCGCTCGTACTGGGACGGCCCCCGCGCCCTCCCGCACGGCGTGTATCTCATCTCCTCAAGGAGAATAAAAATGACGGTGACCGCGTGACTCCCCTGCGAATCCTCCTGATCGACAACTACGACTCGTTTACCTACAACCTCGTGCAGTATCTGGGCGAGCTTGGAGCCGAGCTGACCGTCTGGCGCAACGACGCCTTTACCCTGGACGACGTGCGGGCGCTCAGTCCCGACGGCATTGTCGTGTCTCCTGGCCCCTGCACGCCAGCCGAGGCTGGGCAGAGTGTAAACGTGATCCGTGCCTTTGGCCCCAGCGTGCCCATGCTGGGGGTCTGCCTGGGACACCAGAGCATCGGTGAGGCCTACGGCGCCCGGGTGGACCGGGCCGTACTGCCGGTCCACGGCAAGACCAGCCCGGTCAGGCACGACGGCCAGGGCCTGTTTGCGGGACTGGATCAGCAGGTGAGGGTCACCCGCTACCACTCTCTGGTGGTCCGGGACCTTCCCGACGTCCTGCAGGCCACCGCCTGGGCGACCGACCCGGACGAAGAGGTCGTGATGGCGCTGCGTCACTGCGAGTACCCGGTATACGGCCTGCAGTTCCACCCCGAGAGCATCGAGACCCAGGCCGGCATGGACATGCTGCGCAACTTCCTGACCCTGGTACGCGAACATCAATCCGTGCCCCCACCCACGGAGCAACAGGCATGATCCACGCCCGACTGATGAACGGGGAAGTGCTTTCTCAGACAGAGGCCGCTGCTTTCATGCGCGAGGTCATGGAAGGCAACATGAGCCCGGCACGGCTTGCAGCGGCTCTCTCCGCTTTGAGGGTGCGGGGCGAGACCCCTGAGGAAATCGCCGGCTTCGCGCAGGCCATGCGCGAGAGTGCCGTGCGGGTACAGGTGCACCCACGCGACGTGCTGCTTGATGTAGTGGGCACTGGGGGAGACGGCGCGCACACCTTCAACATCAGCACGACCACTGTGTTTGTGCTGGCCGGGGCAGGCGTGCCCATCGCCAAGCACGGCAACCGCGCTGCAAGCAGCCGCTCAGGCAGCGCGGATGTCCTGGAAATGCTGGGCGTGAACCTGGACGCCGCCCCGGACGTTGTGGCGGGCGCCGTGAACGAGCTGGGTATAGGCTTCATGTTTGCGCGCAACTACCATCCGGCTCTGCGGCATGCCGCGCCGGTCCGCGCCGATCTGGCGGCCCGCACGGTCTTCAACATTCTGGGGCCGCTGGCCAATCCTGCCGGAGCCACTCACCTGCTGGTCGGCGTGTACAGCCCGCACCTGACGCGGGTGCTGGCAGAGGTGCTGCGCCTGCTGGGCACAAGGGGTGCCACGGTGGTGCACGGCGATGGGCTCGATGAATTCACCGTCTGCGGTCCGAACACCGTAACGGGACTGCGGGACGGCGAACTGGTCGACCGGATCATTCATCCCGAGGAGGCCGGGCTGTCCCACCATTCCAAAGAAGCCATCGTGGGCGGTACACCGGCCGAGAACGCCGAGATCACCCGGGCACTCCTGACCGGCGGAGGCACCCCGGCACAGCGCGATATCGTGGCGCTGAATGCAGGAGCAGCGCTGCGTACGGTGGGGCGGGTGGCCAACATCCGCGAGGGTGTGGAAGTCGCCCGCGAGGTCATGAACGGCGGACAGGGCTGGGACGTGCTGCAGCGCTACGCGACCTACACCCGCCGCTGAGCAGGAGCACCCACAAGGACCAGATACCGAAGCCGCCTTCCCAGACTGGGAATGCGGCCCTCTGCTCTGCGGTTCAGCGTGGGGGCAACAGCAGCTTGCCTTCCAGTGGTGTGCTGAGCACGATGCTGGTATCGCAGGTGAAACCCATCTGAATCAGTTCGCCCAGCAGCCCCTCGAGCTCGCCGACGTCCGGTACGGCCACTTTCAGGATGCAGCTGT
This genomic interval carries:
- a CDS encoding anthranilate synthase component II, producing MTPLRILLIDNYDSFTYNLVQYLGELGAELTVWRNDAFTLDDVRALSPDGIVVSPGPCTPAEAGQSVNVIRAFGPSVPMLGVCLGHQSIGEAYGARVDRAVLPVHGKTSPVRHDGQGLFAGLDQQVRVTRYHSLVVRDLPDVLQATAWATDPDEEVVMALRHCEYPVYGLQFHPESIETQAGMDMLRNFLTLVREHQSVPPPTEQQA
- the trpD gene encoding anthranilate phosphoribosyltransferase; this translates as MIHARLMNGEVLSQTEAAAFMREVMEGNMSPARLAAALSALRVRGETPEEIAGFAQAMRESAVRVQVHPRDVLLDVVGTGGDGAHTFNISTTTVFVLAGAGVPIAKHGNRAASSRSGSADVLEMLGVNLDAAPDVVAGAVNELGIGFMFARNYHPALRHAAPVRADLAARTVFNILGPLANPAGATHLLVGVYSPHLTRVLAEVLRLLGTRGATVVHGDGLDEFTVCGPNTVTGLRDGELVDRIIHPEEAGLSHHSKEAIVGGTPAENAEITRALLTGGGTPAQRDIVALNAGAALRTVGRVANIREGVEVAREVMNGGQGWDVLQRYATYTRR